A single region of the Clostridia bacterium genome encodes:
- the coaBC gene encoding bifunctional phosphopantothenoylcysteine decarboxylase/phosphopantothenate--cysteine ligase CoaBC has protein sequence MKKKVLVGVTGGIAAYKSAYLVSALVKMGCDVHVLMTDHAKEFVTPLTFETLSKNPVTANMFRRDREWEVEHVSLAKSSEVVVIAPATANFIGKIAHGVCDDMLTTTYLASKAPKILCPAMNTAMYEDAVFQENLAAVKEKGAIVLSPVSGRLACGDVGVGKMVEPDEIAEKVREVLDLNLDFLGKKAIVTAGATVENIDGVRFLSNHSSGKMGIAIAERFADRGADVTLIAGSIKAKIPDNVKDVVYVSSTEDMFRAVTERVKDADFVVMAAAPADYAPCETFENKVKSDELVLKLKKTPDIAKEVGRIKKPETKLAIFSAETENLLENARGKLLKKNADLVVANDVTKEGAGFNTDTNIVTIIEKTGEVTPYEKMPKIAVADVILDRLKTV, from the coding sequence ATGAAAAAGAAAGTCCTCGTGGGCGTAACGGGCGGGATCGCCGCCTATAAATCTGCCTACCTCGTCAGCGCGCTTGTGAAAATGGGCTGCGACGTTCACGTCCTCATGACCGACCACGCGAAGGAGTTCGTAACGCCGCTGACCTTTGAGACGCTCTCCAAAAACCCCGTGACCGCGAATATGTTTCGCCGCGACCGCGAGTGGGAAGTGGAGCACGTTTCTCTTGCCAAAAGCTCGGAAGTCGTCGTCATAGCTCCCGCGACCGCGAATTTCATCGGAAAGATCGCGCACGGCGTTTGCGACGATATGCTGACGACGACCTATCTCGCGTCCAAGGCTCCGAAGATCCTTTGCCCCGCGATGAATACGGCGATGTATGAGGACGCGGTTTTTCAGGAAAACTTAGCCGCCGTTAAAGAAAAGGGCGCGATCGTCCTTTCTCCCGTGTCGGGCAGGCTTGCCTGCGGGGACGTCGGCGTCGGTAAAATGGTCGAGCCGGATGAGATCGCGGAAAAGGTTCGCGAAGTTTTGGACTTGAATCTCGATTTTCTTGGCAAAAAGGCGATCGTTACCGCAGGCGCGACGGTGGAAAATATCGACGGCGTTCGTTTCCTTTCCAACCACAGCAGCGGGAAAATGGGCATCGCGATCGCGGAGCGGTTTGCGGATCGCGGCGCGGACGTAACTCTGATAGCGGGAAGCATTAAAGCGAAGATTCCCGATAACGTCAAAGACGTCGTCTACGTCTCTTCTACCGAAGATATGTTTCGCGCGGTCACCGAGCGGGTGAAGGACGCGGATTTCGTCGTTATGGCGGCGGCTCCCGCGGATTACGCGCCGTGCGAGACCTTTGAAAATAAAGTAAAATCGGACGAACTCGTTTTGAAGCTCAAAAAGACCCCCGACATCGCCAAAGAAGTCGGTCGGATCAAAAAGCCCGAAACCAAACTCGCGATTTTCAGCGCGGAGACCGAAAACCTTCTTGAAAACGCGCGCGGCAAATTGTTGAAAAAGAACGCGGATCTCGTCGTCGCGAACGACGTAACGAAAGAGGGCGCGGGCTTCAATACCGACACGAATATCGTGACGATCATTGAGAAAACGGGCGAAGTAACGCCCTATGAAAAGATGCCGAAGATCGCCGTCGCGGACGTGATCCTCGATCGGTTAAAGACCGTATGA
- the rpoZ gene encoding DNA-directed RNA polymerase subunit omega, producing the protein MMIDPPIDKLIKKTECRYMLVCGVAKRARQLLQQEGDMLVATKQKPISVAAKEIYEGKIIITRE; encoded by the coding sequence ATGATGATCGACCCGCCTATTGATAAGCTTATCAAAAAGACCGAATGCCGCTATATGCTCGTCTGCGGCGTGGCGAAGAGAGCGAGACAACTTTTGCAGCAGGAAGGCGATATGCTCGTCGCGACCAAGCAAAAGCCGATCTCCGTCGCCGCGAAAGAGATCTACGAAGGAAAAATTATCATCACGAGAGAGTAA